In a single window of the Desulfovibrio mangrovi genome:
- a CDS encoding AtpZ/AtpI family protein, with the protein MSENRNMPETNGKSAKLKRHSGKAKDFPSHVAARERRKLKAGRTKPLGAWYGLGMFGAVGWFVVVPTLIGIFTGVWIDLKWPGPYSWTLMLMVLGLGAGCLGAGVWLNQQRQKVLRERENDDG; encoded by the coding sequence ATGAGCGAGAACAGGAACATGCCGGAAACTAACGGCAAGTCGGCCAAGCTTAAGCGGCATTCCGGCAAGGCAAAGGATTTTCCCTCGCACGTTGCGGCAAGGGAACGCAGAAAGCTCAAGGCGGGCAGGACGAAACCGCTGGGAGCCTGGTACGGGTTGGGGATGTTCGGGGCTGTCGGATGGTTCGTTGTCGTGCCCACGTTAATAGGCATCTTCACAGGAGTGTGGATCGATCTGAAGTGGCCGGGGCCGTATTCGTGGACACTCATGCTCATGGTGCTCGGTCTGGGGGCGGGCTGCCTCGGGGCAGGAGTCTGGTTGAACCAGCAACGCCAGAAGGTTCTCAGGGAACGGGA
- the atpD gene encoding F0F1 ATP synthase subunit beta — MEDRYLGTVHAVRGGIVDVVFPEGLPPVKSVLRAGPDASVILEAVDLLDETLLRAIALSPTSGLARGDTVTGSGESLTAPVGDSLLGRVFNVFGMPSDGGEYPEDVAVRTIHCGPMELAERVTREEIFETGIKVIDLLSPLEKGGKGGLFGGAGVGKTVLITELIHNMVGRHKGVSIFCGIGERCREGEELYREMGEAGVLGNTVMVFGQMNEPPGARFRVGNVALTMAEYFRDDREQDVLLLIDNIFRFIQAGMELSGLLGRLPSRMGYQPTLGPELAELEERIASSSKAAITSIQAVYVPADDLTDPSATHTFSHLSSSIVLSRKRAGEGFYPAVDLLKSSSMMLSPHVVGQRHYAVAREVRRTLAVYEELKDIIAMLGLEELSRDDRKAVHRARRLERFLTQPFHTTRHFTGREGRTVPLAATVEGCERILNDEFEGVPEDKLYMIGDIGEAS, encoded by the coding sequence ATGGAGGATAGATATCTCGGAACCGTTCATGCAGTCAGAGGAGGCATCGTGGATGTGGTGTTTCCCGAAGGACTGCCGCCTGTCAAATCCGTGCTTCGCGCGGGGCCGGATGCTTCGGTGATTCTGGAGGCCGTGGATCTTCTGGATGAGACGCTCCTGCGTGCCATTGCCCTGTCGCCCACCAGCGGTCTTGCCCGTGGGGATACCGTAACAGGCAGTGGCGAATCGTTGACTGCACCTGTCGGGGATTCCCTGCTGGGCCGCGTGTTCAACGTGTTTGGCATGCCTTCGGATGGGGGGGAATATCCTGAAGATGTGGCCGTCCGAACCATACATTGTGGTCCCATGGAATTGGCGGAGCGGGTCACCCGTGAAGAAATCTTCGAGACGGGCATCAAGGTCATAGATCTGCTGTCTCCTTTGGAAAAAGGCGGCAAGGGAGGCCTGTTCGGCGGGGCGGGCGTCGGCAAGACCGTTCTCATCACGGAACTCATCCACAACATGGTGGGGCGGCACAAGGGCGTATCCATTTTTTGCGGCATCGGCGAACGCTGCCGCGAGGGCGAGGAACTCTATCGGGAGATGGGAGAGGCGGGCGTGCTGGGGAACACGGTTATGGTGTTCGGGCAGATGAACGAACCTCCCGGAGCCCGTTTCCGCGTGGGCAACGTGGCGCTGACCATGGCGGAATATTTCCGGGATGATCGGGAGCAGGATGTGCTGCTGCTCATCGACAACATATTCCGCTTCATTCAGGCAGGCATGGAGCTTTCCGGCCTGCTGGGGCGGCTGCCCTCCCGCATGGGCTACCAGCCCACGCTGGGACCGGAGCTTGCCGAGCTTGAAGAGCGCATTGCCAGCAGCAGCAAGGCGGCCATTACCTCCATTCAGGCCGTGTATGTTCCGGCTGACGACCTGACGGACCCTTCTGCCACGCATACGTTTTCCCACCTTTCCTCTTCGATCGTTCTCTCGCGAAAGCGGGCAGGCGAAGGTTTTTATCCTGCCGTGGATCTTCTCAAATCATCGTCCATGATGCTGTCGCCACACGTGGTGGGCCAGCGGCACTATGCTGTCGCCCGCGAGGTGCGCCGCACTCTGGCTGTCTATGAGGAGCTTAAGGACATCATCGCTATGCTGGGGCTTGAGGAGCTTTCCCGTGATGACCGCAAGGCGGTTCACAGAGCCCGGCGTCTGGAACGGTTTCTGACGCAGCCGTTTCATACCACCCGGCATTTCACGGGGCGGGAAGGGCGCACGGTGCCCTTGGCGGCCACTGTGGAGGGGTGCGAACGCATCCTGAACGACGAATTCGAGGGGGTGCCCGAAGATAAACTCTACATGATCGGTGACATTGGAGAGGCGTCATGA
- a CDS encoding F0F1 ATP synthase subunit epsilon encodes MMQLRLFLPSRIYLETEALAVKGESLEGGFTLLPRHIDMATVLIPGLLSYVTPDEEELFVAVDAGILVKRGESVLVTVKRAVSGELGALEEEVRRIEEAAGERERATRAAMARLEAGFVRGFLEFGK; translated from the coding sequence ATGATGCAGTTGCGGCTATTCCTGCCTTCCAGAATTTATTTGGAAACGGAGGCGCTCGCGGTGAAAGGGGAGAGTCTGGAAGGAGGCTTCACCCTTCTGCCTCGCCATATAGACATGGCTACCGTGCTGATCCCCGGCCTCCTTTCATACGTCACGCCGGATGAAGAGGAACTGTTTGTGGCGGTGGATGCGGGCATTCTTGTCAAACGCGGGGAGAGCGTGCTTGTCACAGTGAAGCGTGCCGTATCCGGCGAACTGGGCGCCCTTGAAGAAGAGGTGCGGCGTATTGAGGAGGCAGCGGGAGAGCGGGAGCGTGCCACCCGTGCCGCCATGGCCCGTCTGGAGGCCGGTTTTGTGCGGGGATTTTTGGAGTTCGGCAAATGA
- a CDS encoding universal stress protein: protein MAKRHLLLPLRCESVAMSGVDFISSFFSDKREVRLSLMNIVHCSPETWDRGYGRGGNLGSLDLSAERKGRECLHEIHARLEREGFLPEHISRKVLPTSEAKAQVIVREGSKGLYDAVVLGHRALVSLECLFEGSVCGELFESLAERIGFPFWVCRRLHHHRKNVLLCADGSEPSLRIADHVGFMLAAEPAHDVTILHIKDASKERRFTEDEVMERTVAAVTGAGLDEGRIRRVVKGSGPVAKSILQEVQEGGYAVVAVGSAGAGHGFFKKMFVGSVARTLFSDLTGSVLWVCY from the coding sequence ATGGCAAAACGGCATCTCTTGTTGCCTTTGCGGTGTGAGTCTGTTGCCATGTCAGGCGTGGATTTCATCTCAAGCTTTTTTTCGGATAAGCGAGAGGTCCGTCTGAGCTTGATGAATATTGTCCATTGTTCGCCCGAAACATGGGATCGCGGATATGGCAGAGGGGGCAATCTCGGTTCGCTGGACCTGTCTGCCGAGCGAAAAGGGCGGGAATGTCTGCATGAGATTCATGCCCGACTTGAACGCGAAGGCTTTTTGCCTGAACACATTTCCAGAAAGGTACTGCCAACGTCCGAAGCAAAGGCGCAGGTTATTGTCCGTGAGGGCAGCAAGGGCCTCTACGATGCTGTGGTGCTGGGGCACAGGGCTTTGGTCTCGCTTGAATGTCTGTTTGAAGGGAGCGTTTGCGGGGAACTGTTCGAATCTCTCGCGGAACGCATCGGCTTTCCCTTCTGGGTTTGCCGCAGGCTTCACCATCACCGGAAAAACGTCCTGTTGTGTGCAGACGGTTCGGAACCTTCCTTGCGGATCGCGGATCATGTCGGCTTCATGCTCGCAGCTGAACCGGCACATGATGTCACCATACTTCATATCAAGGATGCATCAAAAGAACGCAGGTTCACCGAAGACGAGGTCATGGAGCGTACGGTTGCGGCTGTCACCGGCGCCGGACTTGACGAGGGCAGGATCAGGCGTGTGGTGAAGGGAAGCGGTCCTGTTGCCAAAAGCATTCTGCAGGAGGTGCAGGAAGGCGGCTATGCTGTTGTGGCGGTCGGCAGTGCAGGGGCAGGGCATGGGTTTTTCAAGAAGATGTTCGTCGGGTCCGTGGCCAGAACTCTGTTCAGCGATCTGACAGGATCGGTTCTCTGGGTCTGCTACTGA